The Hymenobacter baengnokdamensis genome includes a region encoding these proteins:
- the argH gene encoding argininosuccinate lyase, which translates to MKIWEKGFSVNDKIERFTVGQDRELDKYLAPFDLLASQAQAKMLASSGLISKAEETQLLTGLAELRAQVEAGTFVIEPEFEDVHSKIEYYLTDKFGDAGKKIHTARSRNDQVLTAIQLFIKDYTEKIGAKILELADLLIRQGVKYQHDLLPGYTHFQAAMPSSFGLWFGAYAEHLLLDMSLLEAAHTVADHNPLGSGAGFGSSFGIDREQTTREMGFSNLAISAVGAQMLRGKTEKTLAFAIAGVAGTLSKLAYDLVLYNSQDLGFVKLPKEFTTGSSIMPHKKNPDVFELVRAHCNRLQALPNDIILTINNLPSGYHRDFQLLKEILFRPMTQFADILDILLFAVPVLEVVPGVINQPKYDAIFSVENINQLIQRGVPFRDAYKQVGQAVDAGTYVPHKEFTTSHLGSVHRPGLPELGARLQQARARLPWAGGAAAE; encoded by the coding sequence ATGAAAATCTGGGAAAAAGGCTTTTCGGTAAACGACAAAATTGAGCGCTTCACGGTGGGGCAGGACCGCGAGCTGGATAAATACCTGGCGCCCTTCGACCTGCTCGCTTCCCAGGCGCAGGCGAAAATGCTGGCCAGCAGCGGCTTGATTTCCAAAGCAGAAGAAACCCAGCTGCTGACCGGGCTGGCCGAGCTGCGGGCGCAGGTCGAAGCGGGCACGTTCGTTATCGAGCCGGAATTTGAGGACGTGCATTCAAAAATTGAATATTATCTGACCGATAAATTCGGTGATGCGGGCAAGAAAATCCACACGGCCCGCTCGCGCAACGACCAGGTGCTGACGGCTATTCAGTTATTTATCAAGGATTATACCGAAAAAATCGGCGCGAAAATTCTGGAATTAGCCGATTTATTAATTCGGCAGGGCGTAAAATACCAGCACGACCTGCTGCCCGGCTACACGCATTTTCAGGCGGCCATGCCGAGCAGCTTCGGGCTCTGGTTTGGCGCTTATGCCGAGCATTTGCTGCTCGATATGAGCTTGCTGGAAGCCGCGCACACCGTGGCCGACCACAACCCGCTGGGCTCGGGCGCGGGCTTCGGCAGCAGCTTTGGCATCGACCGGGAGCAGACGACGCGCGAAATGGGATTTAGCAACCTGGCCATCAGCGCGGTAGGCGCGCAGATGCTGCGCGGCAAAACCGAAAAAACGCTGGCCTTCGCCATCGCGGGCGTGGCCGGTACGCTCAGCAAGCTGGCCTACGACCTGGTGCTGTACAACAGCCAGGATTTGGGCTTCGTGAAGCTGCCTAAGGAATTCACGACGGGCTCCAGCATTATGCCGCACAAGAAAAACCCCGACGTATTTGAGCTGGTGCGCGCGCACTGCAACCGCCTGCAAGCGCTGCCGAACGATATCATTCTCACCATCAATAACCTGCCCAGCGGCTATCACCGCGATTTCCAGCTATTAAAGGAAATCCTGTTCCGGCCCATGACGCAGTTTGCCGATATTCTGGATATTCTATTGTTTGCCGTGCCGGTGCTGGAGGTGGTGCCGGGCGTTATAAATCAGCCGAAGTACGACGCCATCTTTTCGGTCGAGAACATCAACCAGCTTATTCAGCGGGGCGTACCGTTCCGGGATGCCTACAAGCAGGTGGGCCAGGCGGTGGACGCGGGCACGTACGTGCCGCATAAAGAATTTACAACCAGTCATTTAGGTAGCGTGCACCGGCCCGGCCTGCCGGAGCTGGGAGCGCGGCTGCAACAAGCGCGCGCGCGGCTGCCCTGGGCCGGCGGCGCGGCAGCGGAGTAG
- a CDS encoding M20 family metallo-hydrolase, with protein MQSFSREEADTAAILEEFLNQRGIPTQRRGHNVWAAQPKFDPQKPTILLNSHHDTVKPGAGWTYPPFGATREGDKLIGLGSNDAGASAVSLLATFRYFYSLPTAFNLICAITAEEEISGANGIKSILPELGKIDLGIVGEPTGMNAAVAEKGLLVLDGVARGRTGHAARNEGENALYKALGDISWLRSYQFPQVSELLGPVKMTVTQISAGTQHNVVPDECRYVVDIRTIEYYSNEEILNTVRAHVQAEITPRSTHLQSSGIPLTHPLVRKAVAMGKTTYGSPTLSDQALMRFTTLKMGPGDSARSHAPDEYILLSEIRDGIADYIELLTDFTI; from the coding sequence ATGCAGTCGTTCTCCCGCGAGGAGGCTGATACGGCCGCTATTCTGGAGGAATTCCTGAACCAGCGTGGTATTCCCACGCAGCGGCGGGGCCATAATGTGTGGGCCGCGCAGCCGAAATTCGACCCGCAGAAACCCACTATTCTGCTCAATTCGCACCACGACACGGTGAAGCCGGGCGCGGGCTGGACGTACCCGCCCTTTGGCGCGACGCGGGAAGGCGATAAATTAATTGGCCTGGGCAGCAATGATGCCGGGGCGTCGGCCGTCAGCCTGCTGGCTACCTTTCGCTATTTCTACAGCCTGCCCACGGCGTTTAATTTAATTTGCGCCATTACGGCCGAAGAGGAAATTTCGGGCGCCAACGGCATTAAAAGTATTCTGCCGGAATTAGGAAAAATCGACCTCGGCATCGTGGGCGAGCCCACCGGCATGAACGCCGCCGTGGCCGAAAAGGGCTTGCTCGTGCTTGACGGGGTGGCGCGGGGCCGCACTGGTCACGCGGCCCGCAATGAGGGCGAAAACGCGCTGTATAAAGCGCTGGGCGATATTTCCTGGCTGCGCAGCTACCAGTTTCCGCAGGTGTCGGAGCTGCTGGGACCGGTGAAAATGACCGTGACCCAAATTTCGGCCGGCACGCAGCACAACGTGGTGCCCGACGAATGCCGCTACGTGGTAGATATTCGAACTATTGAATATTACTCGAACGAAGAGATTCTCAATACCGTGCGGGCGCACGTGCAGGCCGAAATCACGCCACGCTCCACGCATTTGCAGTCGTCGGGAATCCCGTTGACGCACCCGCTTGTGCGCAAAGCCGTGGCGATGGGCAAAACTACCTACGGCTCGCCCACACTCTCCGACCAGGCGCTCATGCGCTTTACAACGCTGAAAATGGGGCCGGGCGATAGCGCCCGCTCGCACGCGCCGGATGAGTATATTTTACTCAGTGAAATTCGCGATGGAATTGCGGATTATATTGAATTGCTGACTGACTTTACAATTTAA
- the argB gene encoding acetylglutamate kinase yields the protein MNKTEITIYKIGGGIIDNAAELTKFLQLLAQAGGPKILVHGGGKGASTMLRELGLTPQLINGRRVTDAATLDIVVMFYAGKTNKQVVAELQRLGVNALGLSGADGNVIQGTRRPVKDIDYGFVGDLTPASVNAGLLQQLLTAGITPVLCPIIHDGHGQLLNTNADTIASAVAVALADFYSVTLHYCFEKNGVLRDVSDANSVIPKINFTSYAALKEQGVIADGMVPKLENAFAALHQGVTKVIIGHALNIKDDLHTVVCLN from the coding sequence ATGAACAAAACAGAGATAACTATTTATAAAATTGGCGGAGGTATCATTGATAATGCCGCCGAGCTAACCAAATTCCTGCAATTACTGGCCCAGGCTGGCGGCCCTAAAATTCTGGTGCACGGCGGCGGCAAAGGCGCCAGCACCATGCTGCGCGAGCTGGGCCTCACGCCGCAGCTCATCAACGGCCGCCGCGTCACGGATGCCGCCACGCTCGATATCGTGGTCATGTTTTACGCCGGCAAAACCAACAAGCAAGTCGTGGCCGAATTGCAGCGATTAGGCGTGAACGCGCTGGGTTTGAGCGGCGCCGACGGCAACGTAATTCAAGGCACGAGGCGCCCGGTGAAGGATATTGACTACGGCTTCGTGGGCGACCTGACGCCGGCCAGCGTCAATGCCGGGCTGTTGCAGCAATTACTTACTGCGGGTATCACGCCGGTGCTGTGTCCGATTATTCACGACGGCCACGGACAATTATTAAATACCAACGCCGACACTATTGCCTCGGCCGTGGCCGTGGCGCTGGCCGATTTTTATTCGGTAACGCTGCACTACTGCTTCGAGAAAAACGGCGTGCTGCGCGACGTGAGCGATGCTAATTCGGTAATTCCGAAAATTAATTTCACTAGCTACGCGGCTTTGAAAGAGCAGGGAGTTATTGCTGATGGTATGGTGCCGAAGCTGGAAAATGCCTTCGCCGCGCTGCATCAGGGCGTGACAAAAGTAATTATCGGCCACGCGCTGAATATTAAGGACGATTTGCACACGGTAGTATGTCTGAATTAA
- a CDS encoding GNAT family N-acetyltransferase — protein MTIRVATAADAQYADLLCHWYIESAKQRGTGIAKRDPEYVREKMRQGNSVIAFIDGELAGFCYIETFESGKFVANSGLVVNTELRKHGLGRAIKREVFRLSRRKYPDAKIFGITTSLAVMKINSDLGYKPVTFSELTTSEDFWKGCKSCKNFGILTENERKMCLCTGMVFDDVTAPLPASETETETPSSTSTLSE, from the coding sequence ATGACAATACGGGTTGCGACGGCAGCAGACGCGCAGTATGCGGATTTGCTGTGTCACTGGTACATCGAATCGGCCAAGCAGCGGGGCACGGGCATCGCGAAGCGCGACCCTGAGTACGTGCGCGAAAAAATGCGCCAGGGAAATTCCGTTATCGCCTTCATTGACGGCGAGCTGGCGGGCTTCTGCTACATCGAAACCTTCGAGAGCGGCAAGTTTGTGGCCAACTCGGGCCTCGTAGTGAACACCGAGCTGCGCAAGCACGGCCTGGGCCGCGCCATCAAGCGCGAGGTGTTCCGGCTCTCGCGCCGCAAATATCCGGATGCCAAGATATTTGGCATCACGACCAGCCTGGCCGTGATGAAAATCAACAGCGACCTGGGCTATAAGCCGGTGACGTTCTCGGAGCTGACGACCAGCGAGGATTTCTGGAAAGGCTGCAAGAGCTGCAAAAACTTCGGTATCCTGACCGAGAACGAGCGCAAAATGTGCCTCTGCACGGGCATGGTCTTCGACGATGTCACGGCCCCGCTGCCCGCTTCGGAAACCGAGACGGAAACTCCTTCTTCGACTTCTACACTTTCTGAATAA
- the argG gene encoding argininosuccinate synthase: protein MKKKAIVAYSGGLDTSYCVVNLSREHDLEIHTVIVNSGGFSTEELAAIEKRAYELGSVKHEVIDITERYYHDCLRYLLFGNVLKNDTYPLSVSAERMFQALAIAEYAKRENAEYIVHGSTGAGNDQVRFDVAFAVIAPDVEIITPIRDQKLSRQQEIQYLQDQGFEMSWEKAKYSINRGIWGTSVGGVETLTSRQALPESAYPTQLSQTKPSQLEITFEKGEPVALNGQRMYAVSLIQQVNDIAGAYAIGRDTHVGDTILGIKGRVGFEAPAALLLIKAHHLLEKHTLSRWQQLHKEPVATWYGTLLHEAQYLDPVMRDFEAFLVSSQERVTGTVFVELRPYYFELLGIESKYDMMQSKVATYGEENNAWDSRDARGFIKIFGNQLKIHASLQD, encoded by the coding sequence ATGAAAAAAAAGGCAATTGTAGCGTACAGTGGCGGCCTCGATACGTCGTACTGCGTGGTGAACCTCTCGCGGGAGCACGACCTGGAAATCCATACCGTTATCGTGAACTCGGGCGGCTTTTCGACCGAGGAGCTGGCCGCCATTGAGAAGCGTGCCTACGAGCTGGGCTCGGTGAAGCACGAGGTCATCGACATTACCGAGCGCTATTACCACGACTGCCTGCGCTACCTGCTGTTTGGCAACGTGCTGAAGAACGACACCTACCCGCTGAGCGTGAGCGCCGAGCGCATGTTTCAGGCGCTGGCCATTGCCGAATACGCCAAGCGCGAAAACGCTGAATATATTGTGCACGGCAGCACCGGCGCCGGCAACGACCAGGTGCGCTTCGACGTGGCCTTCGCGGTGATTGCGCCGGACGTGGAAATCATTACGCCCATCCGCGACCAGAAGCTCTCGCGCCAGCAGGAAATCCAGTACCTGCAAGACCAGGGCTTCGAGATGAGCTGGGAAAAGGCCAAATACTCCATCAACCGGGGCATCTGGGGCACCAGCGTAGGCGGCGTCGAAACGCTGACCTCGCGCCAGGCCCTGCCCGAGAGCGCCTACCCTACCCAGCTTTCCCAGACCAAGCCCAGTCAGCTGGAAATCACTTTTGAAAAAGGCGAGCCGGTGGCGCTGAACGGCCAGCGCATGTATGCCGTGTCGCTCATTCAGCAGGTAAACGACATCGCCGGCGCCTACGCCATCGGCCGCGATACGCACGTGGGCGATACTATTCTGGGCATCAAGGGCCGCGTGGGCTTTGAGGCGCCGGCGGCGCTGCTGCTCATCAAGGCGCACCACTTGCTGGAAAAGCACACGCTCTCGCGCTGGCAGCAATTGCACAAGGAGCCGGTGGCGACCTGGTACGGTACGCTGCTGCACGAAGCGCAGTATCTCGACCCGGTAATGCGCGACTTTGAGGCATTCCTCGTTTCATCGCAGGAGCGCGTGACGGGCACGGTATTCGTGGAACTGCGACCTTACTACTTTGAGCTGCTGGGCATTGAGTCGAAGTACGACATGATGCAGTCGAAGGTGGCGACTTATGGCGAGGAGAACAACGCCTGGGATTCGCGCGATGCGCGCGGATTTATTAAGATTTTCGGAAATCAGCTGAAGATTCACGCTTCGCTGCAGGACTAG
- the argC gene encoding N-acetyl-gamma-glutamyl-phosphate reductase, translated as MNKSITAGIVGGAGYTAGELLRLLLHHPHTEIGAVVSSTQAGQPVHSVHDDLLGDTDLTFASELRGDEDVVFLCLGHGHSRKWLLEANLPASTKVIDLSNDFRLAADRDVAGRHFVYGLPELNREQIRTANSIANPGCFASAIQLALLPLAAAGQLHDAVHVSAITGSTGAGRGLVETTGYTWRTGNISTYKTFTHQHLGEIGETLVGLQPGFAKPVRFIPYRGNFTRGIFASVYTTCELLIPKVQNLYTDYYRDAPFTIVSEKEIHLKQVVNTNKCLLHVTKHDDQVLITSALDNLLKGASGQAIQNMNLLFGLEETAGLGIKASFF; from the coding sequence ATGAATAAATCAATCACTGCCGGTATTGTGGGCGGCGCTGGCTACACGGCCGGCGAGCTGCTGCGCCTGCTGCTGCACCACCCCCACACCGAAATCGGCGCGGTAGTTAGCTCCACGCAAGCCGGGCAGCCTGTGCATAGCGTACACGACGACCTGCTGGGCGACACCGACCTCACTTTCGCCAGCGAGCTGCGCGGCGATGAAGACGTGGTTTTCCTGTGCCTCGGCCACGGCCACTCGCGCAAGTGGCTGCTCGAAGCCAACCTACCCGCTAGCACCAAAGTCATTGACCTGAGCAATGATTTTCGCCTGGCGGCCGACCGCGACGTAGCCGGCCGGCACTTTGTGTACGGCCTGCCGGAACTGAACCGCGAGCAGATTCGCACCGCCAACAGTATTGCTAATCCGGGCTGCTTTGCCTCGGCCATTCAACTGGCGCTGCTGCCGCTGGCCGCCGCCGGGCAGCTGCACGATGCCGTGCATGTCTCGGCCATTACGGGCAGTACCGGCGCGGGCCGGGGCCTCGTTGAAACGACGGGCTACACCTGGCGCACCGGCAATATCTCGACCTATAAAACCTTTACGCACCAGCACTTGGGCGAGATTGGCGAAACGCTGGTGGGCTTGCAGCCGGGCTTTGCTAAACCGGTACGTTTCATTCCCTACCGGGGCAATTTCACGCGGGGCATCTTCGCTTCGGTTTATACTACCTGTGAACTTTTAATACCAAAAGTACAAAATTTGTACACCGACTACTACCGCGATGCGCCATTTACGATAGTTTCGGAGAAGGAAATTCACCTCAAGCAAGTGGTGAACACCAATAAATGCCTGCTGCACGTGACCAAGCACGACGACCAGGTGCTCATTACCTCCGCGCTGGACAACCTGCTGAAAGGCGCATCGGGGCAGGCTATTCAGAATATGAACTTGCTGTTTGGCTTGGAGGAAACGGCGGGGTTAGGAATTAAGGCTTCGTTTTTTTAG
- a CDS encoding HNH endonuclease codes for MLKTREYFNLDGEQATRIDEYAYAITESGRIWKFWNKEPGKEQEDKVTSKLFKNGKNYVLRPGFYSPRVPDYGYVNIELRGDSKLRSDLKPWHTGAQKFIRNIKRVLLHVLVAQHFIPNPDEHKFVEHIDGIKTNNHYSNLRWIAEDPINFGYYTERNEGASLD; via the coding sequence ATGCTTAAAACAAGAGAGTACTTTAATCTTGATGGAGAGCAAGCGACTCGCATTGATGAGTATGCTTATGCTATTACAGAATCGGGTCGTATCTGGAAATTCTGGAATAAGGAGCCCGGTAAGGAGCAGGAGGATAAAGTGACATCAAAATTATTTAAAAACGGTAAAAACTACGTATTAAGACCAGGATTCTATAGCCCTAGAGTACCTGATTATGGTTACGTTAATATTGAGCTTCGAGGCGACTCTAAATTAAGGTCTGACCTAAAGCCCTGGCATACTGGGGCACAGAAGTTTATACGAAATATTAAAAGAGTGCTGCTACATGTTTTAGTAGCTCAACACTTTATTCCAAATCCTGACGAGCATAAGTTTGTTGAGCATATTGATGGAATTAAAACAAACAACCATTACTCTAATCTGCGCTGGATAGCTGAAGACCCAATCAACTTCGGCTATTATACAGAAAGAAACGAAGGCGCTTCATTAGATTAA
- a CDS encoding aspartate aminotransferase family protein, with the protein MNLFDVYPLVDITPVRALGATLWDENGQQYLDFYGGHAVISIGHSHPHYVRRVQEQVAKIGFYSNSVRIPIQQELATKLGNLSGYPDYTLFLCNSGAEANENALKLASFHTGKNHVIAFKGAFHGRTSGAVAATDNPKIVAPFNAGHGVSFVPYDLAAVAQVMQAQPVCAVIIEPIQGVGGVVLPTDEFLQGLAALCAQHGVVLIADEVQSGYGRSGEFFAHQHAGIRPGIITTAKGMGNGFPIGGVLISPEFKASYGLLGTTFGGNHLACAAGLAVLEVLEQENLVAHAAELGAYLMQELRTHSQATVVRGRGLMIGVKYDFPIKEIRDKLLFEHHIFVGNASDPNVLRLLPPLNITKAEADLFLQALYALEPAKVPVDTTVVEQD; encoded by the coding sequence ATGAACCTATTCGACGTTTATCCGCTGGTAGACATCACGCCGGTGCGGGCGCTCGGCGCGACGCTTTGGGACGAGAACGGCCAGCAATACCTGGATTTTTACGGCGGCCATGCCGTGATTTCCATCGGCCACAGCCACCCGCACTACGTGCGGCGCGTGCAGGAGCAGGTGGCCAAAATTGGCTTCTACTCCAACTCGGTACGCATCCCCATTCAGCAGGAGCTAGCCACGAAGCTGGGCAACTTGTCGGGCTACCCCGACTACACGCTGTTTCTGTGCAACTCGGGAGCCGAGGCCAATGAGAATGCGCTGAAACTGGCGTCGTTTCACACCGGCAAAAACCACGTTATTGCCTTCAAAGGCGCGTTTCACGGCCGCACCTCGGGCGCGGTAGCCGCCACCGATAACCCCAAAATCGTGGCGCCTTTCAACGCGGGCCACGGCGTGAGCTTCGTGCCCTACGACCTCGCGGCCGTGGCGCAGGTGATGCAGGCGCAGCCGGTGTGCGCCGTCATTATCGAGCCGATTCAGGGGGTAGGCGGCGTGGTGCTGCCGACCGACGAGTTTTTGCAGGGGCTGGCGGCGCTGTGCGCGCAACACGGCGTAGTGCTCATTGCCGACGAGGTGCAGAGCGGCTACGGCCGCAGCGGTGAGTTTTTCGCGCACCAGCACGCGGGTATTCGGCCGGGTATCATCACTACAGCCAAGGGCATGGGCAACGGTTTCCCGATTGGCGGCGTGCTGATTTCGCCGGAGTTTAAGGCGTCCTATGGCTTGCTGGGCACTACGTTTGGCGGCAACCACCTGGCTTGCGCGGCGGGCCTGGCGGTGCTCGAAGTACTGGAGCAGGAAAACCTGGTGGCGCATGCGGCCGAGTTGGGCGCGTATCTCATGCAGGAGCTGCGCACCCACAGCCAGGCCACGGTAGTGCGCGGGCGCGGGCTGATGATAGGCGTGAAATACGACTTCCCTATCAAGGAAATCCGCGATAAGCTACTATTTGAGCATCACATTTTTGTGGGTAATGCCAGCGACCCGAACGTGCTGCGCTTATTGCCGCCGCTGAACATCACGAAGGCCGAAGCTGACCTATTTTTGCAGGCGCTTTACGCACTGGAACCGGCTAAGGTGCCGGTTGATACCACAGTAGTAGAGCAGGATTAA
- the carA gene encoding glutamine-hydrolyzing carbamoyl-phosphate synthase small subunit — MENTKPVKLVLADGTELEGKSFGAYTASAGEVVFSTAMTGYPENLTDPSFRGQILVLTYPMVGNYGVPMEQIEQDISSALESSQVHIAGLVVSYYSEEYNHWNASQSLSAWLAAHNIPGIYDVDTRMLTKKLREEGAMLGKIVTPDHDVPLHDPNEDNLVAQVSVDGVKRYGSGKHKIVLVDCGVKNNIIRCLLERDVELTRVPWDYDFNQLDYDGLFLSNGPGDPTMCEKTIAHLRTALAGDKPIFGICLGIQLMGLACGGSTYKLKYGHRSHNQPVRQLGTNKCYVTSQNHGFAVDMKNLPAEWEGLFENLNDGTCEGIRHKTKPFFAVQFHPEAAGGPVDTEYLFDDFLASVEKYKAEQATV, encoded by the coding sequence GTGGAAAATACGAAGCCGGTAAAACTGGTATTAGCCGATGGCACTGAGCTGGAAGGCAAGTCGTTTGGGGCCTACACGGCGTCGGCGGGCGAGGTAGTGTTCAGCACGGCCATGACGGGCTACCCTGAAAACCTGACCGACCCCTCCTTCCGGGGCCAGATTCTGGTGCTGACCTATCCGATGGTGGGCAACTACGGCGTGCCGATGGAGCAGATTGAGCAGGATATTTCGAGCGCCCTCGAATCGAGCCAGGTGCACATCGCGGGCCTCGTAGTGTCGTATTATTCGGAAGAGTACAACCACTGGAACGCCTCGCAAAGCCTGAGCGCGTGGCTGGCCGCCCACAATATTCCCGGCATCTACGACGTAGATACCCGCATGCTCACCAAGAAGCTGCGCGAAGAAGGCGCCATGCTCGGCAAAATCGTGACGCCCGACCACGACGTGCCGCTGCACGACCCCAACGAGGACAACCTCGTGGCCCAGGTGAGCGTGGACGGCGTGAAGCGCTACGGCAGCGGCAAGCACAAAATCGTGCTGGTCGATTGCGGCGTGAAAAACAACATCATCCGCTGCCTGCTGGAGCGCGACGTGGAGCTAACCCGCGTGCCCTGGGACTACGATTTCAACCAGCTCGACTACGACGGCCTGTTCCTGAGCAACGGCCCCGGCGACCCCACGATGTGTGAGAAAACCATAGCCCACCTGCGCACCGCGCTGGCCGGCGACAAGCCAATTTTTGGCATCTGCCTGGGCATTCAGCTCATGGGCCTGGCCTGCGGCGGCAGCACTTACAAGCTGAAATACGGCCACCGTAGCCACAACCAGCCCGTGCGTCAGCTCGGCACCAACAAGTGCTACGTGACCTCGCAAAACCACGGCTTCGCAGTGGACATGAAGAACCTGCCCGCCGAGTGGGAAGGCCTCTTCGAGAACCTGAACGACGGCACCTGCGAGGGCATCCGCCACAAAACCAAGCCGTTCTTCGCGGTGCAGTTTCACCCCGAAGCCGCCGGCGGGCCAGTGGACACGGAGTATCTATTTGACGACTTTTTGGCTTCGGTGGAGAAGTATAAGGCGGAGCAGGCGACTGTATAA
- a CDS encoding Imm50 family immunity protein — translation MWIEHVLNPKTITSIYSTEPPSLEQVQLYELSITCGGTLQCKLHFNLKDFPTDAPIKWVQRKCNTVQLSLNLIQTELIQCNIPSGSGIGDLGIIYDGTRFHITFSTQSEGVVFQATATWIHVDNILGYQKE, via the coding sequence ATGTGGATTGAGCACGTTCTGAATCCCAAAACTATAACGAGTATTTACTCAACCGAGCCTCCTTCGTTAGAGCAAGTGCAGTTATACGAGTTGTCTATTACATGTGGCGGCACCCTACAATGTAAGCTTCATTTTAATTTGAAGGATTTTCCTACCGATGCTCCAATCAAATGGGTACAGCGAAAATGTAATACCGTTCAACTGAGTCTAAACCTGATTCAGACTGAGCTAATTCAGTGTAATATTCCTAGCGGAAGCGGTATTGGAGACCTGGGTATCATTTACGATGGAACACGCTTTCATATAACGTTTAGTACCCAGTCCGAAGGAGTAGTTTTTCAAGCAACGGCTACTTGGATACATGTCGATAATATATTAGGTTATCAAAAAGAATAA
- a CDS encoding GIY-YIG nuclease family protein, producing MYVYILTNPTKTTLYVGVTSDLNRRLYEHSSGRGDASKFSGKYQTDLLMYFEICPDATQAIAREKQLKGWTRRKKDALINAFNPAWEAIDLENWAG from the coding sequence ATGTACGTCTATATCTTAACCAATCCGACCAAAACCACGCTATACGTCGGCGTTACCAGCGACCTCAATCGGCGGCTCTACGAGCATAGCAGCGGACGCGGTGACGCTAGCAAATTCAGCGGAAAGTATCAGACGGATTTGTTAATGTATTTCGAAATATGCCCTGACGCAACGCAAGCCATAGCGCGAGAAAAGCAATTGAAAGGCTGGACACGACGTAAGAAAGACGCGCTGATTAATGCATTTAATCCCGCTTGGGAAGCAATTGATTTAGAGAATTGGGCAGGTTGA